The Amycolatopsis nigrescens CSC17Ta-90 genomic interval TGTCCGACGAGGACGAGACGGTGTTCGCCGCGATGCGCGCCGGTGCCCGCGGCTATCTGCTCAAGGACGCCGGCCCGGACGAGATCATCCGCGCGGTGCAGGCCGTCGGCAGGCACGAGGCCATCTTCGGCGCGGAGATCGCCGGGCGGCTGCTCGGGTTCTTCAGCAATCCGACGCCGAGCCAGAACCTGGCCTTCCCGGAGCTGACCGCCCGCGAGCGGGAGGTGCTGGTGCTGATCGCGCGCGGGCAGAGCAACTCCACGATCGCCAGGGCCCTCTCGCTGAGCCCGAAGACCGTGCGCAACCACATCTCCAGCGTGTTCGCCAAGCTGCGCGTCGCGGACAGGTCGGAGGCCATCATCCGGGCCCGCGACGCCGGTTTGGGCAGCCAGTCGAGCGACCCCTGACGTCCGAGGGGGCGGCCGGGTCGGGTG includes:
- a CDS encoding response regulator, which gives rise to MSERKLRVLVVDDHPLFRFGVCTMLGAEPEIEVVGEAAGGTNAVSATAALCPDVVVMDLQLPDISGVEATSRILAERPDTRVLVLTMSDEDETVFAAMRAGARGYLLKDAGPDEIIRAVQAVGRHEAIFGAEIAGRLLGFFSNPTPSQNLAFPELTAREREVLVLIARGQSNSTIARALSLSPKTVRNHISSVFAKLRVADRSEAIIRARDAGLGSQSSDP